The genomic region AGGTGTTTACCTGGCAGCAGTCACTTTCTTCCTTTTCTATTCGCCTCGATTTCCGATTTACAGAATGTCTTGCAGATTGAAATTGTCGTTGTCAAGTGAATTAATTAAATCCTGTGTGGAGAAATTGCCACTGTCCACCGGCAAGTTGTCGAGGAACTCGAGACATAAATCATTAGAACTGGCCACCACTGAATTAATTGTTTGATTTATGGCATTGGCAGTATTGGAAGCTGTAGACGTATTGGTGGATTGAACTGCTGTAGCCGCAGTCATGTTATTTCCtgtgatattattattatttgaccCAAGGTTGTTTGTTCCCGATCCAAGGGAACCGGTGGTGCTGGCACTGGGCCCTATACTAGGTACTCCTCCGCTTACCATTCCGCCAGTACTTGCGTTGCTGCTTCCCACATTCTGACTGATTTGCATCATTTGCGTATGCTGTTGGTGCGCGGTTGCCGTCGATGCGGTTTGTTGAACGaactgctgttgttgcattgtCATTTGTTGTTGCGACTGTGACATGTGTAGTGATGTCATTTGCATTTGAGCCATTATGTTACCAGGTCCGCcttgttgctgctgatgatgTTGCTGCAGCATTTGTTGCATCTGTACGCTGCCTGGTCCTCCGCTACCACCGGCGTTCGCTaacatttgttgctgctgctggaCCTGTTGCTGTCGCATCATTTGTTGCTGAATTTGTGATGGCGTCAATTGCATGCCGTGATTTGGAACACCACCACCAGACATAGGACCAACACCACCAGCACTTGGTAAAAAGCCTCCTGATTGGGAAAAGAACAAATAATAAACTACCACATTAAGATAgaaatgtaatatatatatatttaccgcCGCCAAATGATCCAGCCCCTTGTCGCATTGGACCGCCAGGTCCTCCACCAAAactcatttgttgttgctgtgacaTCATCATGTGGCGCCACTCCTGCTGTGAACCCATCGGCATACCATCAGGAGTAACTTGGACATTAGGAGGACGTTGTTGTGTTCCCATGGGCCCATTAAAAGCTCCCATGGTTGAACGTGAACCAGTAACTGCTGAATGTTGCATGTACATCGCATGCTGCGGGCGCATCATTGGTCCTAAAAAATACGGCAATTAAATGCTTTTaatcataatatatatattttttcatacctGAGGGTGGAATAGGTTGTTGCGTCATTCGTCGCATTGCCGCTGCTTGAGCTGAAGCATTGGGAAAGCGTCCGCCGCCGCCGCCAACGTTCTGCTGCATCATTTGTGCTTGCATAAGTTGAGCTTGCGATGCCTTGTATTCGGGCGGTGGTGGTCGCGTTCCACCcatgtgctgttgttgtataGCTTGAACACGCATcatttgctgctgttgtaaGAATTTGGCTTGGTTAATATTCATTGGGGGTCCACTATTTGGCGTTGCACCCATCATCATGGCTGCTGCAGCAGCATTTGGTCCATTCTGGGCATTTATATGCGATAATGAATTGCTAGACATCATCCCGCCTAACCCGCTACCATTAGTGCCACCCATTTGATTCGTTCCACCAATACTGACATTCCCGCTCATTCCCGAAATGTTATTCATGCCACTGGGTCCAATTGTATCCCCTCCTCCTCCCCCTATCGTCACACTTTGTGGAACTGGTCCACCATGCACATTACCACTCACGCTGCTTGACTGTTGTCCTATTAAATTACCCACACCTCCAGGTACACCATTatttgtattgttattgttgttcggAACGACAGGTGAGCCAACATTCGTCGATGATACTTGAGCCAAGGCCGCAGATGCAGCTGCAgcagctgctgctgcagctTGTGCTTGAGCTTGAGCCTGCGTTTGACGTTGACGCATATTGGAAGGCATTTGTTGATTCTGCTGTGtcggttgttgttgtgcatgttgctgctgctgttgttgtgtgaAATTCAGTGACTGGGTTTGCGAAATGGAGAAACCGTCTGAAGGTCCTGTGAAtgattacaaatttaaatagagAAAATCATATGTAGTTATGGTTGAATATACCATTTCCATGATTtagattttgattttgttgctgttgagattgctgttgctgctgtgaATTTTGAGTATTTTGATGTTGCTGACCatgtggctgttgttgttgttgagcgcTTGACCCATGaggttgctgctgctggtgATTAAAGAATTGTATACCCTGTTGCGCTGCCACTGATACGCTGCTCTTCATGTCCCCACTTAAATGAAGATGCTGACCACTTGAGACCTTCAGTAaaagattgaaaaatattttatatacatacatatgtacatttatttaaagaagGCGATAAATAGAAAACTActacgaattttattttaatagtatTTTAACATTATGCCGAcgatttttttatcttttactaCCGAAAGCAGATACATTCATATAGTTTGGGAATATTGGAATCATATGATGTACGTCCTCTGGTAGGTACATACACGATAAATGGAGACAAATAGTTTTAAGTCGACTACCTTTGATATGAAATCATTTTATATCAGAATGTGATACAGCGAACTTGATCATTGTATGCCATTTTTGCATGGGCCGACGAATGTTAAACAAATtggtttataaattttaattttgatatagCCCTATTTTGAAGTCCACTAAGCTTATGCTGGATTCCAAAGTGCTATTTCATAACTGAAATATAAAATGAAGTACCACgtcgaaaaaaaagttatactaGTCAATTGTGTGGGGGAAAGCTCATAGCTCTCAATGGAGCGTTCTATACTGTTGGCACTttctatttcttcaaatattttagatttctGATTTTAAATCGCATGGCGTGTGAGTAACATAAATTAATCAAATAGAATAAATACTAGATGCTGGATCACGACCAAATGGTCATATTCTTAAAAGCTGTAACTCCCTCCCATGCTCCCTTTGACTtcttagatacatacatatttatgtacatatgtatgtatgtacatatgtatgtaccataagCCAAAATATTCTTACTTGCAGCCTGCTAGAGCAACAGgcaaatatgaattaaaagaccACACAAGTTACTTGCAGCAAATATATCATGCTTTTAACACGAGTTCGGATATCGATTATTCAACGAAATAAAGTGCGCTTCCTTCGTGGTAAGGTAGAGCACTCAAAACTCTtactatttatatgtatatatgtacttaggtATAAGTGATATAGTTAGTTATGTAGGACATAAATTGCgataactttttatattaatattaccaAGCATTAAAACTTCTGACTGGGAAAATAATATCGGCAATATTGTTAGGGTGGTTACCTTACACTTGTTTTCTGAATGCAATCGTTTATATAAGAGAGTTATATTTGAAGATAGTGGGCACAAGCGCAGTGCGAGAGAATCGTGGAAAGCACGACATCAGCAGAGTGTAAAATGTGAGagctttataaataaataatgactAAATCTCTTCATATAAAGTAAGAGTTGCAAAGAATGTACAAATAATTATGGTTTCAACTATGTTTCCACACTAGGGTGTTTTCGGTCAAATCTAGGCGATTAGGAGGCTAGAGAAATGTTTTCTCGATTTCAcaatgcaaaaatttaatttgtctaTACAATAACATCtgatttataataattagttaCTGTTAGTTAATTAAATTCTACGTGATCAATTCTTTTCTTGAAATTCATTGCACTTTTATACTATTATTAGCACCCTTTCTATTTTTCTAGATTTGGCTCTAAATGAAATTGTGATAAATattaatgtatgcatataaaatatcTCGATCCCGATAATTAATGGTATAtttgtttcctttttaatttttttggtcgATAACCACCCATTGGCTtgtcaaataatatttaacttttctATTTATTGGTCTCACCTTATACATATGAATAACTAGCACACTTAAGTCACATACCTGTATCCCATGAGCTCCTCCTTGTTGGGTAATATGCAATTGCTGCGTTTGTTTCATttgcagtgttgttgttgtcgactgctgttgttgttgctgttgatgtaGATTCGGACCACTCTGCGAACTATTAGCATTGCCCGCTCCCGCATTAATGCCACCACCGTTCCCATTTTGATTGTTTGAACCTGACGCTCCACTTACACTAGGACCAGCACCCATGCCACCGGTACCATTGTTGACATTTAGTTGCGGAACGCTTTGCGGTCCTCCACGTTGTTGCGTATTGTTTTGGGCATGCTGCGCCGTCATATTAGGTGGACCGCCATTACCACAACTATTCCCTACGCCGACTCCTCCACTAATACCACCCGATCCTGAAGCACCGCGATTCGGTCCTTGCATAAATGATTGACCGGCAGGGCTCTGATTGCCTGTTGCTCCCATTGGGGAGTTATATGGcgagtattgttgttgctgggtTTGTGGTTGTCCGGGTTTCGAGAAACTACCAGAGTTGTTATTTGGTCCCATTTTAGGTACATTCGGGCCATGCGAGTTTTGTGTTGGTTGTGGATGATTTTGTTGtgtgtggtgttgttgttgctgctgttggtgCATTTGAGCCTGCTGTTGTAGTCGCTTGAGATCGAAATCATTTTGTGAGGAATAGAAGAGCTCTTGCTTAATATCTAGAAAAGACTGTTGCATGCCAACAAATGGACCATTGCCAGGAACTTTTTGCTGAAATTGAGGcaaatgctgttgttgttgtgaaccATTGGGCCCCATACCAAAATCGCTCCCGAAATTGCCATAATCATTATATCGATTATTTGGGCCACCTCCCCCCATTATTTGCCCCTGTTGTGACTGGTGCATTGGCGGCCGTGGGAAACCTCCCATACCGCCCATGGCGTTCTTATGCTGATGTTGCTCTGCCATTTGTTTTAGCGTTTGTGCAGCTAGCGATGTCATCTGACCGTTATCAGGACCATTTaaaaattgtcgcattttgTTCATCGTTTGGGGATCGGCATGTGGAGGTCCATTCATAGGACCACCTATACCACCACTATTAGTCGCGTTAGGCACGTTATTTGCAGCACCCACATTCATACCCCCACCGCCATTTCCAAATGTTGCGTTAAAATCTGCCATCACATTTTCTGATTTCACATTCAGACTATTAA from Bactrocera tryoni isolate S06 chromosome 3, CSIRO_BtryS06_freeze2, whole genome shotgun sequence harbors:
- the LOC120772570 gene encoding neurogenic protein mastermind isoform X1; amino-acid sequence: MDAGGIPVFQSASQAAVAAQQQKHQQQRQQQLNLQLQQQQHLQHHQLQHQQSSLGLHLQQHQQLQSTQQQLHNVQQQQQIQVQHHQQHQHQQANTQQQSQHSAYHPAPGGGIGFGGSATGGPTGATGTTATTAGASSGMGGLIGVNNINGQTSGNQGTCGPEVVPPKRQQMVDRLRRRIENYRRRQTDCVPRYEQTFNTVCEQQNSETAALQKRYLESKNKRSAKKTEKKPTDTASAAAAMMAGNLQSSVHVQQKFLKRPADDVDNGSETFEPPHKLPNNNNNCNNNNGSENLTKFSVHIVQKLEFTTSAANSQPQQISTNVTVKALTNTSVKSESDVGGNGGSTGSGGCGGTTTGPGGNSGGPNDPQSGGISNNARGNTGNSGGANGGGGNSATGTNINNLMSGHNNSNTTQQQQKLGLGSLSNLVECKREPDQDFSDLAGLEKESGPNSNFPGFPDLMGDDIINDLQDFNPDLFSFDEKPLLDIKTEDGIKVEPPNAQDLINSLNVKSENVMADFNATFGNGGGGMNVGAANNVPNATNSGGIGGPMNGPPHADPQTMNKMRQFLNGPDNGQMTSLAAQTLKQMAEQHQHKNAMGGMGGFPRPPMHQSQQGQIMGGGGPNNRYNDYGNFGSDFGMGPNGSQQQQHLPQFQQKVPGNGPFVGMQQSFLDIKQELFYSSQNDFDLKRLQQQAQMHQQQQQQHHTQQNHPQPTQNSHGPNVPKMGPNNNSGSFSKPGQPQTQQQQYSPYNSPMGATGNQSPAGQSFMQGPNRGASGSGGISGGVGVGNSCGNGGPPNMTAQHAQNNTQQRGGPQSVPQLNVNNGTGGMGAGPSVSGASGSNNQNGNGGGINAGAGNANSSQSGPNLHQQQQQQQSTTTTLQMKQTQQLHITQQGGAHGIQVSSGQHLHLSGDMKSSVSVAAQQGIQFFNHQQQQPHGSSAQQQQQPHGQQHQNTQNSQQQQQSQQQQNQNLNHGNGPSDGFSISQTQSLNFTQQQQQQHAQQQPTQQNQQMPSNMRQRQTQAQAQAQAAAAAAAAASAALAQVSSTNVGSPVVPNNNNNTNNGVPGGVGNLIGQQSSSVSGNVHGGPVPQSVTIGGGGGDTIGPSGMNNISGMSGNVSIGGTNQMGGTNGSGLGGMMSSNSLSHINAQNGPNAAAAAMMMGATPNSGPPMNINQAKFLQQQQMMRVQAIQQQHMGGTRPPPPEYKASQAQLMQAQMMQQNVGGGGGRFPNASAQAAAMRRMTQQPIPPSGPMMRPQHAMYMQHSAVTGSRSTMGAFNGPMGTQQRPPNVQVTPDGMPMGSQQEWRHMMMSQQQQMSFGGGPGGPMRQGAGSFGGGGFLPSAGGVGPMSGGGVPNHGMQLTPSQIQQQMMRQQQVQQQQQMLANAGGSGGPGSVQMQQMLQQHHQQQQGGPGNIMAQMQMTSLHMSQSQQQMTMQQQQFVQQTASTATAHQQHTQMMQISQNVGSSNASTGGMVSGGVPSIGPSASTTGSLGSGTNNLGSNNNNITGNNMTAATAVQSTNTSTASNTANAINQTINSVVASSNDLCLEFLDNLPVDSGNFSTQDLINSLDNDNFNLQDIL
- the LOC120772570 gene encoding neurogenic protein mastermind isoform X2, with protein sequence MNIWQQKFLKRPADDVDNGSETFEPPHKLPNNNNNCNNNNGSENLTKFSVHIVQKLEFTTSAANSQPQQISTNVTVKALTNTSVKSESDVGGNGGSTGSGGCGGTTTGPGGNSGGPNDPQSGGISNNARGNTGNSGGANGGGGNSATGTNINNLMSGHNNSNTTQQQQKLGLGSLSNLVECKREPDQDFSDLAGLEKESGPNSNFPGFPDLMGDDIINDLQDFNPDLFSFDEKPLLDIKTEDGIKVEPPNAQDLINSLNVKSENVMADFNATFGNGGGGMNVGAANNVPNATNSGGIGGPMNGPPHADPQTMNKMRQFLNGPDNGQMTSLAAQTLKQMAEQHQHKNAMGGMGGFPRPPMHQSQQGQIMGGGGPNNRYNDYGNFGSDFGMGPNGSQQQQHLPQFQQKVPGNGPFVGMQQSFLDIKQELFYSSQNDFDLKRLQQQAQMHQQQQQQHHTQQNHPQPTQNSHGPNVPKMGPNNNSGSFSKPGQPQTQQQQYSPYNSPMGATGNQSPAGQSFMQGPNRGASGSGGISGGVGVGNSCGNGGPPNMTAQHAQNNTQQRGGPQSVPQLNVNNGTGGMGAGPSVSGASGSNNQNGNGGGINAGAGNANSSQSGPNLHQQQQQQQSTTTTLQMKQTQQLHITQQGGAHGIQVSSGQHLHLSGDMKSSVSVAAQQGIQFFNHQQQQPHGSSAQQQQQPHGQQHQNTQNSQQQQQSQQQQNQNLNHGNGPSDGFSISQTQSLNFTQQQQQQHAQQQPTQQNQQMPSNMRQRQTQAQAQAQAAAAAAAAASAALAQVSSTNVGSPVVPNNNNNTNNGVPGGVGNLIGQQSSSVSGNVHGGPVPQSVTIGGGGGDTIGPSGMNNISGMSGNVSIGGTNQMGGTNGSGLGGMMSSNSLSHINAQNGPNAAAAAMMMGATPNSGPPMNINQAKFLQQQQMMRVQAIQQQHMGGTRPPPPEYKASQAQLMQAQMMQQNVGGGGGRFPNASAQAAAMRRMTQQPIPPSGPMMRPQHAMYMQHSAVTGSRSTMGAFNGPMGTQQRPPNVQVTPDGMPMGSQQEWRHMMMSQQQQMSFGGGPGGPMRQGAGSFGGGGFLPSAGGVGPMSGGGVPNHGMQLTPSQIQQQMMRQQQVQQQQQMLANAGGSGGPGSVQMQQMLQQHHQQQQGGPGNIMAQMQMTSLHMSQSQQQMTMQQQQFVQQTASTATAHQQHTQMMQISQNVGSSNASTGGMVSGGVPSIGPSASTTGSLGSGTNNLGSNNNNITGNNMTAATAVQSTNTSTASNTANAINQTINSVVASSNDLCLEFLDNLPVDSGNFSTQDLINSLDNDNFNLQDIL